A section of the Candidatus Aegiribacteria sp. genome encodes:
- a CDS encoding DsrE/DsrF/DrsH-like family protein — translation MMGKVAFICNGSENCNLYPAFIMGSASVASGDEVVIFFTPGAVPALKPGYLESITAKGMPPMKELLEGVVALGGRMVLCELGLEAHDVTAEDLRDDIEIGGATSFMADIKDAKTTFSF, via the coding sequence TTGATGGGTAAAGTAGCGTTCATCTGCAACGGGAGTGAGAACTGCAATCTATATCCTGCATTCATAATGGGTTCTGCATCCGTTGCATCCGGCGATGAAGTAGTTATTTTCTTCACACCCGGTGCGGTTCCAGCTCTAAAACCGGGCTACCTCGAAAGCATCACAGCAAAAGGCATGCCTCCAATGAAGGAACTGCTTGAGGGAGTAGTGGCTCTCGGTGGTCGCATGGTACTTTGTGAACTGGGCCTGGAAGCCCATGATGTAACCGCTGAAGACCTCAGGGATGATATTGAAATAGGCGGAGCAACCAGCTTCATGGCCGACATT
- a CDS encoding metalloregulator ArsR/SmtB family transcription factor: MTSENKPDQTGFDIHADTLKAIAHPVRLMIIEQLLLNPKCVMAIHEILDVRQSNISQHLTILRNSGIVSSDSDGSYRCYYLRRPGFVRAVTDALKKDWPETDIEEVRKKFKKAQNNRLNKQGVYPRNGEFDG; the protein is encoded by the coding sequence ATGACATCTGAGAACAAGCCTGACCAAACCGGTTTTGATATTCATGCTGATACACTCAAAGCCATAGCGCATCCTGTCAGACTCATGATAATTGAGCAGCTTCTATTGAATCCAAAGTGTGTAATGGCTATTCACGAAATACTGGATGTAAGACAGTCCAACATTTCACAACATCTTACCATACTGCGAAATTCCGGAATAGTTTCTTCCGACAGCGACGGTTCCTATAGATGTTACTACCTTCGCAGACCCGGTTTTGTAAGAGCAGTGACAGATGCGTTGAAAAAAGATTGGCCTGAAACGGATATCGAAGAAGTTAGAAAAAAATTCAAAAAGGCACAGAATAATCGACTGAACAAACAGGGGGTATATCCCCGGAATGGAGAGTTTGATGGGTAA